GGCCCGCGCTCGTCTGGAGCGCGGGCCGTCACTGCTGCTTGTCCGCATGGCTGGTTTGCGACTCATCGTCGGGCTGGGCAACCCCAGCACCGAATACTTCCGAACCCGGCACAACGCCGGGTTCTGGCTAGTTGATGCCCTCGCCAGCGCGCAGAGCGAGCGCTTTGCCTTCGACGGCAAGCTGCACGGCGAAGCCTGCCGCGTGCGCCTCGGCGGCGAACCGGTATGGCTGCTCAAGCCGGCCACCTTCATGAACAAGAGCGGCATCGCCGTGGTCTCGGCGCTGCGCTATTACAAGATCGAGCCGGAGCAGTGTCTGGTCGCGCACGACGACCTGGACCTGCCGCCCGGCACCGTGCGCCTGAAATTCGACGGCGGCCACGGCGGCCAGAACGGCCTGCGCGACATCATCGGCCACCTCGGTCACGGCAGGTTCCATCGGCTGCGCGTGGGCATCGGTCACCCTGGCCAGCGCGACCAGGTCACGCCGTGGGTGCTGGGCCGGCCCTCGGCCGCGGACGAGGACGCGATCCTCGACGGCATCGGCCGCGCGCTGGACGTGCTACCGCTGGCCGTGGACGGCCAGTTCGACAAGGCGATGCAACAACTACATACAGCGTCTGGAACGTAGCGGCCGTCATTCCCGCGCAAGCGGGAACCCATTTTGCTCGGGCATGCAACAGCTCAATGGATTCCCGCTTTTCGCGGGAATGACGCCCGGAACAGCACCTACCTCGGAGTTATCCATGGGCATCAAATGCGGCATCGTCGGCTTGCCCAACGTCGGCAAGTCCACCCTGTTCAACGCGCTGACCAAGGCGGGCATCGCCGCGGCGAACTTCCCGTTCTGTACGATCGAACCGAACGTCGGCGTGGTGCCGGTGCCGGATCCGCGGCTGAATGCGCTGGCCACCATCGTCAACCCGCAGAAAGTGGTGCCGACCGCGGTGGAGTTCGTCGACATCGCCGGCCTGGTCGCCGGCGCGTCGAAGGGCGAGGGCCTGGGCAACAAGTTCCTGGCGCACATCCGCGAGGTGGACGCGATCGCCCACGTGGTGCGCTGCTTCGAGGGTGACGTGATCCACGTCGCCGGCAAGGTCGATCCGATCGCCGACATCGAGACGATCGACACCGAACTGGCGCTGGCCGACCTGGAGTCGGTGGACAAGGCGCTGAACCGCGCCGAGCGCGCGGCCAAGGCGAACGACAAGGAGGCGCTGGCGCGCAAGCCGGTGCTGCAGAAGCTGGCCGCTGCGCTCAACGAAGGTCGCTCCGCGCGCAGCGTCGGGCTGGACGAGGAGGAGAAGGCGCTGGTGCGCGACCTGTTCCTGCTCACCCTGAAGCCGCTGATGTACATCGCCAACGTCGCCGACGACGGCTTCGAGAACAACCCGCTGCTGGACGCCGTGCGCGAACGCGCGGTGAGCGAGGGCGCCGAGGTGGTGCCGGTGTGCGCGGCGATCGAGGAGGAGCTGGCCCAACTCGACGAGGCCGACCGCGACGAGTTCCTGAAGGACATGGGCCTGGACGAGCCAGGCCTGAACCGGGTGATCCGCGCCGGCTACAAGCTGCTCGACCTGCAGACCTATTTCACCGCCGGCGTGAAGGAAGTGCGCGCGTGGCAGGTGAAGCGCGGCGCCACCGCGCCGCAGGCCGCCGGGGTGATCCACACCGATTTCGAGCGCGGCTTCATCCGCGCCGAGACGGTCGGCTACGACGACTTCATCCAGTACAAGGGCGAAGCCGGCGCGGCGGCGGCCGGTCGGCTGCGCAAGGAAGGCAAGGACTACATCGTCAAGGACGGCGACGTGCTGCACTTCCTGTTCAACGTCTGACGCGTCGCTCAGAGCTTGTGAAGAAAACCACATCCTGTGGCTTTCTTTGATCGCGAATCCGGTACATGCCCGGACTCGCTCACATGAAACAGTCACTGGCGTGACTGTTTCATGTCCGGCCAGCGGGCAACTGCTCCTGCGTTGCCTCAACTCGGGCATCGGGCAACTGCTCCTGCGTTGCCTCAACTCGGGCATCCATGCCCTCGCCATGCCCTCGCCATGCCCTCGCCGTGGCCGGCCTGAGAGGTTGAAAAAATCACCACCTCTCAGGCGTCGCCGTTGCCCTCGATGACCTGCCGTTGCATGCGGTCCAGGTAGGCGTCGAGTTCCTGCGTGCTGGTGAAGACCTCGTTCACCGGCACCGCCTTGACGATGTCGAACACCTTGCGTACCTGCGGCTGCGGGTTCAGCAGTAGGGTGTGGCCGTTGCGCGCGCGCATGCTCTTGCGAATCCTGGCCAGGCTGCGCAGGCCGGCGCTGCTCACGTACTCCAGCCCGGCCAGGTCGACCACCACGGTGCCGCCTTCATCGAGCCGGGGCAGCAGGACCAGCATGGCTTCATCGAATTCGCCGAAGCTCATGGCGTCCAGGCGGCCGCCGACGTACACGACGACGCGATCGGTGGCGGGGAATTCATGGTGCAGGCTGAGCGTCATGATGAAGATTCGTCCAGGTTTGGGTAGGCGAAGCGAAGCAGCAGGTGGTTGCCGTCGGCGTCCCGTGTATAGCGCATTTCGCTGGCCATGGTACGCGCGAGGTGGATGCCGAGCCCGCCGAGCTGCTCGCGGTCGGCAAGGTCGCCGGTGAGGTCCGGCG
This genomic stretch from Rhodanobacter thiooxydans harbors:
- the pth gene encoding aminoacyl-tRNA hydrolase, encoding MAGLRLIVGLGNPSTEYFRTRHNAGFWLVDALASAQSERFAFDGKLHGEACRVRLGGEPVWLLKPATFMNKSGIAVVSALRYYKIEPEQCLVAHDDLDLPPGTVRLKFDGGHGGQNGLRDIIGHLGHGRFHRLRVGIGHPGQRDQVTPWVLGRPSAADEDAILDGIGRALDVLPLAVDGQFDKAMQQLHTASGT
- the ychF gene encoding redox-regulated ATPase YchF, with amino-acid sequence MGIKCGIVGLPNVGKSTLFNALTKAGIAAANFPFCTIEPNVGVVPVPDPRLNALATIVNPQKVVPTAVEFVDIAGLVAGASKGEGLGNKFLAHIREVDAIAHVVRCFEGDVIHVAGKVDPIADIETIDTELALADLESVDKALNRAERAAKANDKEALARKPVLQKLAAALNEGRSARSVGLDEEEKALVRDLFLLTLKPLMYIANVADDGFENNPLLDAVRERAVSEGAEVVPVCAAIEEELAQLDEADRDEFLKDMGLDEPGLNRVIRAGYKLLDLQTYFTAGVKEVRAWQVKRGATAPQAAGVIHTDFERGFIRAETVGYDDFIQYKGEAGAAAAGRLRKEGKDYIVKDGDVLHFLFNV
- a CDS encoding STAS domain-containing protein, coding for MMTLSLHHEFPATDRVVVYVGGRLDAMSFGEFDEAMLVLLPRLDEGGTVVVDLAGLEYVSSAGLRSLARIRKSMRARNGHTLLLNPQPQVRKVFDIVKAVPVNEVFTSTQELDAYLDRMQRQVIEGNGDA